In a genomic window of Roseiflexus castenholzii DSM 13941:
- a CDS encoding YhfC family intramembrane metalloprotease, producing the protein MEPTFQIGSGRVAATIVAVLFEALFPLAAAWFVSRRLRVSWRYFAYGAIIFLLFQLITRVPLVLAIQRALAPQLQASRPLLFSWLAALALTAGLAEEIGRYVGYRWLFREEKTWSRAVMYGLGHGGLESIVLVAGLTLLGLINLLALSAVDLATLPLTDDQRELARQQLAAIAAQPDWLPLVGAWERLWTLPFHVALSVMVAQVFRRRQIWWLWVAIATHTLVNLLAVGVAPAFMLQGTAAILIPEVIVTLAGTASLWVIWRLRERDVAR; encoded by the coding sequence ATGGAACCAACCTTTCAGATCGGCTCCGGGCGAGTCGCTGCAACCATCGTTGCAGTCCTGTTCGAGGCGCTCTTTCCTCTGGCGGCAGCATGGTTCGTCAGCCGCAGATTGCGCGTTTCTTGGCGCTATTTCGCTTACGGCGCCATCATTTTTCTTCTCTTCCAGTTGATTACCCGCGTTCCGCTTGTGCTGGCAATCCAGAGAGCGCTGGCGCCACAGTTGCAGGCATCACGCCCATTGCTCTTCAGTTGGCTGGCAGCGTTGGCGCTGACCGCTGGCCTTGCGGAAGAAATTGGACGGTATGTGGGGTATCGCTGGCTGTTCCGCGAAGAAAAAACATGGTCGCGCGCTGTGATGTATGGTCTGGGACATGGCGGTCTGGAGTCGATAGTGCTGGTCGCCGGTCTGACCCTGCTGGGGCTGATCAATCTGCTGGCGCTGAGCGCGGTCGATCTGGCGACGCTGCCGCTGACGGACGATCAGCGTGAACTGGCGCGCCAGCAGTTAGCCGCAATCGCTGCACAACCCGACTGGTTGCCGCTTGTCGGGGCATGGGAACGTCTCTGGACGCTTCCGTTCCACGTGGCGCTTTCGGTAATGGTCGCACAAGTCTTTCGCCGCAGACAGATCTGGTGGCTCTGGGTGGCAATCGCCACCCATACGCTCGTCAACCTGCTGGCTGTGGGGGTTGCGCCAGCGTTTATGTTGCAGGGAACGGCAGCCATCCTGATACCCGAGGTGATCGTCACGCTGGCAGGCACAGCCAGCCTGTGGGTTATCTGGCGGTTACGGGAGAGGGACGTTGCACGTTGA